From one Rhopalosiphum padi isolate XX-2018 chromosome 2, ASM2088224v1, whole genome shotgun sequence genomic stretch:
- the LOC132920501 gene encoding spermatogenesis-associated protein 6, whose protein sequence is MSCKSFSISVVLDILDVTCPGVWICPKGMIYLDIWLFGCNNSTSYVEPKFPLAFNEKFNFHKTFAELSNLRDIQKVLEEKCMKIALVQAYKKKQVTLATYSSYVDEVLYPERSRLSKNGELALLMKNEPLFPGTISPKITLVTKTCVTEQINVISCANHSLPQYLEMQNQPNRMKRVHHSKFINSPCSQKTENRTTNDDGNNNSDTDTDSQLYCLRTIKTNNNITDWESRSKKSCKHCEDVNGAKINEHIKETSDRKIIKESLNLKHQSLDNDECKNTGITSNKFRKNIKATFNVGAHHYKCCKSKLNNSSSTNESIKTSDEDSTYEEKNIKIPIILEKSGEEPKKINPKIKARLHLDVYSCKCGMPGCMLSPSWRNICNEVNKKDTVGDAIKYQISLRNYYKRLYEETTNQLGRNLQLL, encoded by the exons ATGTCGTGTAAATCGTTTAGTATAAGTGtagttttagatattttagac gtCACGTGTCCTGGTGTTTGGATATGTCCCAAAGGAATGATATATCTCGATATTTGGTTATTTGGGTGTAACAATAGTACATCATATGTAGAACCCAAATTTCCTTTAGCTTTCAACGAAAAATTTAACTTCCACAAA acCTTTGCAGAACTCTCAAACTTGAGAGACATTCAGAAAGTTTTAGAAGAAAAATGCATGAAAATAGCATTAGTGCAAGCCTACAAAAAGAAACAAGTCACTTTAGCCACATACAGCTCCTATGTCGATGAAGTATTATACCCTGAACGTAGCCGATTGAGTAAAAATGGAGAATTGGCATTGCTCATGAAAAATGAACCTTTATTTCCG GGAACCATTTCACCAAAAATTACTCTGGTCACCAAGACCTGTGTGACAGAACAAATAAACGTAATTTCATGTGCAAATCATTCCTTACCACAATATTTAGAAATGCAAAATCAGCCAAACAGAATGAAAAGAGTTCATCACTCTAAATTCATAAATTCACCGTGCTCACAAAAAACAGAAAATAG gACAACTAACGACGatggaaataataattcagATACAGACACAGACAGTCAACTATATTGCTTAAGAACAATAAAG actaataataacataacggATTGGGAGAGTCGTTCAAAAAAATCTTGCAAACACT GCGAAGATGTGAATGGAGCCAAAATAAACGAGCATATAAAAGAAACCag TGATCGTAAAATCATTAAGGAGtctttaaatttgaaacatcAATCTTTGGATAATGATGAATGCAAAAATACGGGAATTACATCGaataaatttcgtaaaaatataaaagcgaCATTCAACGTTGGAGCACATCACTATAAGTGCTGTAaatcaaagttaaataata GCAGCAGTACAAATGAATCAATAAAAACAAG tgatgaAGATTCTAcatatgaagaaaaaaacataaaaatcccTATAATACTTGAGAAATCAGGCGAAGAACCAAAGAAAATAAACCCAAAGATTAAAGCTCGCTTACATTTGGATGTGTATAGCTGCAAATGCGGAATGCCTGGCTGTATGTTAAGCCCTAGCtg GAGGAATATATGCAATGAAGTAAACAAGAAAGACACAGTAGGAGAtgcaattaaatatcaaatatctttGAGAAATTACTATAAGAGGCTTTACGAAGAGACCACAAATCAACTTGGCAGAAATCTCCAACTACTCTGA
- the LOC132921558 gene encoding uncharacterized protein LOC132921558 → MNTKIIVRFYQTVKPHQPLIQFRHGVPEINKSKSTPSSFETAGAVQTMEDYQLPTKFKRVMMEDAEINAINSGGAE, encoded by the exons ATGaacactaaaataattgtacgaTTTTATCAA acagtAAAACCTCACCAGCCATTAATACAGTTTCGACATGGTGTCCCAGAGATAA ATAAATCCAAGTCAACTCCGTCATCTTTTGAAACTGCAGGTGCAGTTCAAACAATGGAAGACTATCAACTACCTACAAAATTTAAAAGAGTAATGATGGAGGATGCTGAAATAAATGCTATTAAC agtGGTGGAGCTGAATGA
- the LOC132921557 gene encoding UDP-N-acetylglucosamine transporter, translated as MTEQKEEVDLEIQVETMQTSHSRKSSLKVITLVTLTLQNAMVALSMRYARTRPGDMFISSTAVVMAEVFKLSVCLVLVYHTESISWKHFISLLNNTIIKQPMDTLKVCIPSLVYLIQNNLLYVSTSNLDAATYQVTYQLKIFTTAVFSVLILKRKLLRHQWIALIILILGVVLVQLNNSTDKSQKTYPNQNRIVGLVAALIACCLSGFAGVYFEKILKGAEISIWMRNIQLSFVSIPLGFVMCFITDWNNINDKGFFFGYDLYIAYLISLQAAGGLIVAMVVKYADNILKGFATSLAIVVACVFSMYFFDFTISIQFVVGTMLVMCSIFLYSYTKQKKSPNLNTTQRA; from the coding sequence ATGACCGAACAAAAAGAAGAAGTTGATCTAGAAATACAAGTAGAGACTATGCAGACCAGTCACAGTCGCAAATCTAGCCTGAAAGTGATCACTTTGGTGACGCTCACCCTTCAAAATGCCATGGTTGCACTCAGCATGCGCTATGCGCGAACTCGGCCTGGAGATATGTTCATATCGTCGACGGCTGTCGTCATGGCTGAGGTGTTCAAGCTCTCTGTTTGTTTGGTACTAGTATATCACACAGAGTCTATCTCCTGGAAACATTTTATATCGTTactaaacaatacaattattaaacaaccaATGGACACACTGAAAGTTTGTATACCATCTTTAGTATATCTGATACAAAACAATTTACTGTATGTTTCCACTTCAAACTTGGACGCAGCTACTTATCAAGTCACatatcaacttaaaatatttacaacagcCGTTTTTTCAGTGTTGATTTTGAAACGTAAACTATTAAGACACCAATGGATTgcgttaataattttgattctaGGTGTTGTTCTTGTTCAATTGAATAATTCAACCGACAAATCTCAAAAAACTTACCCTAATCAAAATCGAATAGTTGGATTAGTTGCAGCGCTCATCGCATGTTGCTTATCTGGATTTGCCggagtttattttgaaaaaatactaaaagGAGCTGAAATATCAATATGGATGCGAAATATCCAATTGAGTTTTGTTTCTATTCCATTGGGTTTTGTAATGTGCTTTATTACAGACTGGAACAACATCAATGACAAAGGCTTTTTTTTCGGTTATGACCTTTACATAGCCTATTTGATAAGCTTACAAGCAGCTGGAGGACTTATTGTAGCTATGGTTGTAAAATAtgctgataatatattaaaaggaTTTGCTACTTCTTTAGCAATTGTTGTAGCGTGTGTTTTCTCAATGTACTTCTTTGATTTCACAATTAGTATTCAGTTTGTTGTAGGTACAATGCTTGTAatgtgttcaatatttttatatagttataccaAGCAAAAAAAATCACCAAATCTAAATACCACGCAAAGAGCATAa